In Aquila chrysaetos chrysaetos chromosome 2, bAquChr1.4, whole genome shotgun sequence, the following are encoded in one genomic region:
- the ASRGL1 gene encoding isoaspartyl peptidase/L-asparaginase isoform X2, which yields MKPVIVVHGGAGRIFKEREEGSRAGVARAALRGYGILKQGGSALDAVEEAVRSMEDDPHFNAGCGSVLNEKGEVEMDAIIMDGKTLDSGAVSAVKCIANPIKLARLVMEKTKHMLLTDRGAHLFARAMGIPETPGEKLITERSRERWKKNLEPDSNPEEFQKDLGTVGAVAIDSEGNVACATSTGGLSNKLIGRVGDTACIDKFPSNFGKFTSVLTRSSFISSQLVMLYDLALCIPSLVC from the exons ATGAAGCCTGTCATTGTGGTGCACGGTGGAGCTGGCCGGATCTTTAAAGAACGAGAAGAAGGAAGTCGTGCTGGTGTTGCAAGAGCTGCGCTGCGAGGTTATGGTATCCTGAAACAGGGAGGCAGTGCCTTAGATGCAGTTGAAGAGGCAGTACGATCGATGGAAGATGATCCTCATTTTAATGCAG gctgTGGATCTGTTCTAAATGAAAAAGGTGAAGTAGAAATGGATGCCATTATCATGGATGGAAAAACTTTAGACTCTGGAGCAGTATCTGCAGTTAAATGTATAGCAAACCCAATAAAACTTGCTCGACTTGTcatggaaaag aCGAAGCACATGCTGCTGACTGACCGTGGTGCACACCTCTTTGCTCGGGCCATGGGTATTCCTGAGACTCCAGGGGAGAAACTCATAACCGAGAGATCCCGGGAGAGATGGAAGAAGAACCTTGAGCCAGATTCCAACCCTGAAGAGTTTCAGAA AGACCTTGGAACAGTCGGTGCTGTTGCTATAGACAGTGAAGGAAATGTAGCTTGTGCAACATCCACTGGAGGACTCTCTAATAAACTGATTGGCCGTGTTGGTGACACAGCATGCATAG aTAAGTTCCCCTCAAACTTTGGTAAATTCACCAGTGTCCtcacaagatcttccttcaTATCTTCTCAATTGGTAATGTTGTATGACCTGGCACTCTGCATCCCATCACTAGTTTGCTGA